In one window of Desulfonatronospira thiodismutans ASO3-1 DNA:
- a CDS encoding four helix bundle protein, whose product MGYKYFEELPCWQVARELCQEVQQIIHQERFRRDFSLKDQISRSSGSIMDNIAEGFDDGSSREFVRFLGYSQRSCGEVQSQLYRAWDCQYLNRDQFSRVYHLAGECRKQIKGFRRYLRENSF is encoded by the coding sequence ATGGGATACAAGTATTTTGAGGAACTGCCTTGCTGGCAGGTTGCCAGGGAGTTGTGCCAGGAGGTGCAGCAGATTATTCATCAGGAGAGATTCAGAAGGGACTTCAGCCTCAAGGATCAGATATCCAGGTCTTCGGGCTCCATCATGGATAATATTGCCGAGGGCTTTGATGACGGGAGCTCCAGGGAGTTTGTCAGGTTCCTGGGGTATTCACAGAGATCTTGTGGGGAGGTACAGTCCCAGTTGTACAGGGCCTGGGATTGCCAGTATCTGAACAGGGATCAGTTTTCCAGGGTGTACCATCTGGCCGGGGAATGCCGGAAACAGATCAAGGGGTTCAGGAGGTATTTAAGGGAGAATTCGTTTTGA